The following are encoded together in the Anopheles nili chromosome 3, idAnoNiliSN_F5_01, whole genome shotgun sequence genome:
- the LOC128725389 gene encoding patj homolog: MHANAKMHLSSDVSNALKHIEIIKQTVEEMEPNKLQLNVSDDLKLVLDLLQDPVFRNIVQIQDSLAELNHQITQHPSILPGDFDIANGGELVLSVPPGTDLFDADYQDEQRVPSAQISPGSPVPGMLVVTQPKLNLLEHAQLAAGGQIAPSVVAAGPQHLQQVQQPLDAQQLLNASMKLNNEPSLFEVPSIVQDHHHNAHSEQVEQHPLGAFADSPKSIPETIVPGGGSAEWSRILDIELVNDGTGLGFGIIGARATGVTVKTILAGGVADRDGRLKSGDQILQIGDVNLHEMVSEQVASVLRQSGTHVQLVVARPVDPSATASAGEYDHSAIVPTVLLASPLKLKQYLADSGFGDIYGVYSIANLESPDNPFGKESPMPDFPETEVFTVELRKDQNGLGITIAGYVCEKEELSGIFVKSVSPGSAADLSGKIQVNDRIIEVDGQSLHGFSNHQAVDVLKQSGHVVKLCLERYLRGPKYDQLQQAIAANEMKPPTPATPPPPLGPTDLSKYGSNILDILPPQALQRTQGLEQDGQGDIEQELIADDVLAADASVTHVPGHKKLARAKDSIDTQEYREKIKEATIVPDAALEEGPLMDATNPVAIARHHQSAAKLRSSLKGAVTAEELTDLDLDSAYIVKKWTNILGTEVQIIVASIRKFAASSGLGISLEGTVDVEGGKEVRPHHYIRSILPEGPVGQNGLLRSGDELLEVNGQRLLGMNHLKVVSILKELPQDVCMVCARGDPDLLRFTEEQLISSLEADSVKRTNQHHHQHLHGNLTPSERLVKAKSDGSLATTNGTGMGGVAGGVGVGDGFSKIKSRSLEPLTGLAMWSSEPQIIELIKGERGLGFSILDYQDPLDPNDTLIVIRSLVPGGVAQLDGRLIPGDRLLFVNDTILENASLDQAVQALKGAPKGVVRIGVAKPLPMQDSSLVAAPFEEKVALAAGQDGNGTGGSGKMLSLAKPDIIME, translated from the exons ATGCACGCGAACGCCAAAATGCATCTCTCCAGCGATGTCTCGAACGCGCTGAAGCACATCGAAATCATCAAGCAGACGGTCGAGGAGATGGAGCCGAACAAGCTCCAGCTCAACGTAAGCGACGACCTGAAGCTGGTGCTCGATCTGCTTCAGGATCCGGTGTTTCGCAACATCGTCCAGATCCAGGATTCGCTGGCCGAGCTGAATCATCAGATCACGCAGCATCCCTCGATACTGCCGGGTGATTTCGACATTGCCAACGGGGGCGAGCTGGTGCTGAGCGTCCCCCCCGGAACGGACCTGTTCGATGCGGACTATCAGGATGAGCAGCGGGTTCCCTCGGCGCAGATATCTCCCGGAAGCCCCGTCCCGGGTATGCTGGTTGTCACGCAGCCGAAACTGAACCTGCTCGAGCATGCTCAGCTAGCTGCGGGAGGACAAATTGCACCGTCAGTGGTTGCGGCGGGTCCACAACACCTCCAGCAAGTTCAACAGCCCTTGGACGCACAGCAGCTGTTGAACGCATCGATGAAGCTGAACAACGAACCATCGCTGTTCGAGGTGCCCTCGATTGTACAA GATCATCACCATAATGCTCACTCAGAACAAGTCGAGCAGCATCCTTTGGGGGCGTTTGCCGATTCCCCAAAGTCGATCCCGGAAACGATCGTTCCCGGAGGCGGGTCTGCAGAGTGGTCTCGCATCCTCGACATCGAACTGGTCAACGATGGCACTGGATTGGGCTTCGGTATTATAGGAGCACGTGCCACGGGCGTTACCGTGAAAACCATTCTTGCGGGTGGTGTGGCGGATCGTGACGGGCGACTGAAGAGCGGTGATCAGATCTTGCAGATAGGCGACGTAAATCTGCACGAGATGGTGTCCGAGCAAGTGGCTTCCGTGCTGCGACAATCCGGAACGCACGTGCAGCTCGTTGTCGCACGGCCTGTCGATCCATCTGCGACGGCTAGTGCTGGCGAGTACGATCACTCGGCGATCGTACCGACGGTGTTGCTGGCAAGCCCACTCAAGCTAAAACAGTACCTAGCCGATTCGGGCTTCGGTGACATCTACGGTGTGTACTCGATAGCGAACCTCGAGAGTCCCGACAACCCGTTCGGAAAGGAGAGCCCGATGCCAGATTTCCCCGAGACGGAGGTGTTTACGGTGGAACTACGGAAGGATCAGAACGGTTTGGGCATCACGATCGCGGGGTACGTTTGCGAGAAGGAAGAGCTTTCGGGCATTTTTGTCAAAAGCGTGTCACCCGGTAGCGCGGCTGATCTGAGTGGCAAGATCCAAGTGAACGATCGCATCATCGAGGTTGACGGACAATCGCTACATGGTTTCTCTAATCACCAAGCAGTGGACGTGCTAAAACAGAGTGGTCATGTCGTTAAGCTCTGTCTCGAACGATACCTTCGAGGCCCGAAATATGATCAGCTGCAGCAAGCGATAGCAGCCAACGAGATGAAACCTCCGACGCCAGCAACACCTCCGCCTCCACTTGGCCCAACGGATCTGTCGAAGTACGGCAGCAACATCCTCGACATTTTACCGCCGCAAGCGCTTCAACGCACCCAGGGCTTAGAGCAGGATGGGCAGGGTGACATTGAGCAGGAATTGATTGCCGATGATGTCTTGGCTGCGGACGCGTCAGTTACGCACGTGCCGGGCCACAAGAAGCTAGCACGAGCAAAGGATTCCATCGACACCCAGGAATACCGCGAGAAGATCAAGGAAGCGACCATCGTCCCGGATGCTGCATTGGAGGAAGGTCCCCTAATGGATGCTACCAACCCGGTGGCGATTGCTCGGCACCACCAGAGCGCGGCCAAGCTGCGCAGTTCCCTGAAGGGTGCGGTAACGGCTGAGGAACTGACGGATTTGGATCTTGACAGCGCGTATATTGTGAAGAAGTGGACCAACATACTCGGCACGGAGGTGCAGATTATTGTTGCTAGCATTCGGAAGTTTGCAGCCTCGAGCGGATTGGGCATATCGCTCGAGGGCACCGTGGATGTCGAGGGAGGCAAGGAAGTTCGACCGCATCACTACATCCGCTCGATTCTGCCCGAAGGACCAGTCGGCCAGAACGGACTGTTGCGTTCGGGTGACGAATTGCTGG AGGTGAACGGACAGAGGCTGCTTGGCATGAACCACCTCAAGGTGGTGTCGATTCTGAAGGAGCTTCCACAGGACGTGTGTATGGTGTGCGCACGTGGCGATCCAGATCTGTTGCGGTTCACCGAGGAGCAACTGATCAGCTCGCTTGAAGCGGATTCCGTCAAACGCACGaaccaacaccatcatcagcatctGCACGGAAACCTCACGCCCTCGGAACGTCTCGTGAAGGCGAAGTCTGACGGTAGTCTGGCTACAACCAACGGCACCGGAATGGGTGGGGTTGCCGGTGGAGTCGGTGTCGGCGATGGATTTTCGAAGATCAAATCCCGCAGCTTGGAACCGCTAACCGGGTTGGCCATGTGGAGCTCTGAGCCACAGATTATCGAGCTGATCAAGGGTGAGCGTGGCCTCGGCTTCTCCATACTCGATTATCAGGATCCGCTCGATCCGAATGACACGCTGATCGTGATCCGATCGCTAGTGCCAGGCGGTGTAGCGCAGCTCGATGGTCGGCTTATTCCCGGTGACCGACTCCTGTTCGTAAACGACACAATCCTGGAGAACGCGTCCCTCGATCAGGCGGTGCAGGCTTTGAAGGGCGCCCCGAAAGGCGTGGTACGGATCGGAGTCGCGAAGCCACTCCCGATGCAGGATTCGTCGCTCGTTGCGGCACCGTTCGAGGAAAAGGTCGCGTTGGCGGCGGGACAGGACGGTAACGGAACAGGCGGCAGTGGTAAGATGTTATCGTTGGCGAAACCGGATATAATAATGGAATGA
- the LOC128727223 gene encoding dnaJ protein homolog 1-like: MGKDFYKILGVSKTASDDEIKKAYRKLALKYHPDKNKAPQAEERFKEVAEAYEVLSDKKKRDVYDQYGEEGLKGGAGGMPGGGQSGQFQYNFHGDPRATFAQFFGTSDPFSVFFGTDGGGNIFHQEMDGDPFLFDGRSSVGGFPGGAFRSQSFNVHGSPQRKHKSQDPPIEHDLYVSLEDVNAGCQKKMKISKMVMGQDGSARKEEKILSISVKPGWKAGTKITFPREGDQIPGKIPADIVFIIRDKPHPHFKREGSDIKYTAKISLRQALCGTAVKVPTLGGEMLTISTAGEVVKPHTVKRLQNRGLPFPKEPSRRGDLVVAFDIRFPDQVTTNAKEILADLFPMDAA, translated from the coding sequence ATGGGGAAGGATTTCTACAAAATTCTCGGCGTCTCCAAGACGGCCAGTGATGACGAGATCAAAAAGGCGTACCGGAAGCTGGCCCTGAAATATCACCCGGACAAGAACAAGGCCCCGCAGGCGGAGGAACGCTTCAAGGAGGTGGCCGAAGCGTACGAGGTCCTGTCGGATAAGAAAAAGCGCGACGTCTACGATCAGTACGGAGAGGAAGGTCTCAAGGGAGGCGCTGGAGGTATGCCAGGCGGTGGCCAATCCGGTCAGTTCCAGTACAACTTCCACGGTGATCCACGTGCCACGTTCGCGCAGTTCTTCGGCACGAGCGATCCATTCAGCGTGTTCTTCGGCACGGATGGCGGTGgtaacattttccaccaggaAATGGATGGCGAtccctttttgtttgatgGACGCAGCAGCGTAGGCGGATTCCCGGGAGGTGCGTTCCGTTCGCAGTCGTTCAACGTGCATGGTTCTCCGCAACGTAAGCACAAAAGCCAGGACCCACCGATCGAGCACGATCTGTACGTGTCGCTGGAGGACGTGAATGCCGGTTGccagaagaagatgaaaatatCCAAAATGGTGATGGGCCAGGACGGGTCAGCGCGGAAGGAGGAGAAAATTTTGAGCATCAGCGTCAAGCCCGGATGGAAGGCGGGCACAAAGATAACGTTTCCGCGCGAGGGTGATCAGATTCCCGGCAAAATTCCGGCCGACATTGTGTTCATCATCCGGGACAAGCCACATCCGCACTTCAAGCGGGAAGGAAGCGACATCAAATACACGGCAAAGATCTCGCTCCGTCAGGCACTTTGCGGAACAGCGGTAAAGGTGCCAACCCTGGGCGGTGAAATGCTAACCATATCCACCGCCGGTGAGGTCGTAAAACCACACACAGTCAAACGTCTGCAGAACCGGGGTTTGCCGTTCCCCAAGGAGCCAAGTCGGCGGGGTGATCTCGTCGTAGCGTTCGACATCCGCTTCCCTGATCAGGTGACCACAAATGCGAAGGAAATTCTGGCCGATCTGTTCCCGATGGATGCAGCGTAA
- the LOC128722659 gene encoding ubiquitin carboxyl-terminal hydrolase 47, with translation MVCAKDDQTLCTIRDVRPDAVQKRFSITVHPHFTVETLYDHVRLQVDYSDFELNLQLGLESDEQISLHNRQQEKLSDVGIKFGTGNDLIIIPLDNNLHFSMPLEDISSDDDLALGASASPVESGNYNIPEPPAPPPLIDSAQNRRTTKNRNLFNIHIDSAKSEYTPAIGAPPLNSMSGGSIISNGFHHADGGSGSVEGGGTIMTGRGRRLGGDGESERAPTFRGLVNQAMTCYLNSLLQGLYMTPEFRNALYKWEFDGEDEKKSIPYQLQKLFVNLQTSPKSAVETTDLTRSFGWDSAEGWQQHDIQELCRVMFDALEHKFKRTEQADLINRLYQGHMIDYVKCLECNTEKQREDKFLDIPLPVRPFGSTVANECVEEALQGFVKPEILNESNQYFCDTCNKKCDAHKGLKFTKFPYILTLHLKRFDFDYQSFHRIKLNDKVTFPEMLNLNHFVSSSDYKLTTSTIAAAAAAAAAAAAETSSVNGSANGNGSIMMETAENFMKSDECSTTDSGSALEEDSFQNGTSVSSTTTTPNDHFMAQDEDEGIDMDLTTNGDSHSKSSPLNNSFNAPGPYKYELFAIMIHAGSASGGHYYAYIKDFESGRWFSFNDQTVLPITQEDIHKSFGGGPYKTSYTGAYTSSTNAYMLMYRQIDGEKNSLPVSEENFPEHIKRLVMNIRASEGAFGAPSGRNHLDMMRLMVAYENPRTRIIKRQRMAVFTNTTLAESVQEAMRVLHLKGTVPVERCRLVGYDSNARTIERSFEGSAALAKQIDEIMSELTRSDGLLLEVRDEDETFEEYQPQGVMTKVYKVDVNSKDVEGPISIRVNHSYTIDKYKAVIAQKLKLNPKTLLIGKSMYKDNPKLLQQDEVKICDANFIEYCKVFVTTACTGDDAEQYNHRFLQFIQRLDHLVSLYILLPNMQSETLESLSITRLSKETLATLAGADSPMTGTGDSNSEDSSLSDNDRTLVEEDDDHVKLNGYLSRVILTNGAKSSGATTPTTNGSRDDDEEEDEDAKLLEMLQECRAMEYYFKVTPLDTIAGNSNGNSSSSSNASATTNGNGVNDDSTRSHSTDTQKLIQVLVDKRACHGFLKYRLQSFLQISMDYFKVFSFDNNCTTNESTNLLKELEFKDDDCLAIELGRVLRKGEYKLNVSYANVNDMTEEMDNTPFLCNIIVKNGDLVGQIKADIIASLPATLGDGAKKYSHLNSNNCWLRRKGVNYFSHVYKDDERIGREVTLGVNNQVYLQEVDDLASMIPMDSSDAVLLLRRWYPSEMKFGKFQEILFTEKLELKKHLSRISGIAEENIEYVKLTVSTLNHGSVLYIQNSLQWTSAPHSADDCQNFFTGTLLYYRDRSEPQKELSSDERKELMKKDNRTSSTYSPRKERALKIYLDASPKKADD, from the exons ATGGTATGCGCCAAGGACGACCAAACGCTCTGCACCATCAGAGACGTCCGGCCAGACGCAGTACAGAAGCGCTTCTCGATAACTGTCCATCCGCACTTTACCGTCGAGACCCTGTACGATCATGTTAGGCTGCAGGTAGACTACAGTGACTTCGAGCTAAACCTGCAGCTCGGTTTGGAGTCTGACGAACAG ataTCCTTACACAATAGACAGCAGGAGAAACTTTCCGATGTTGGAATAAAATTTGGTACTGGGAACGATCTAATCATCATCCCGCTGGACaacaatttacatttttcg ATGCCACTAGAGGATATATCTTCTGATGATGACCTAGCCCTCGGTGCATCAGCAAGTCCGGTTGAATCTGGAAACTACAACATCCCGGAACCACCAGCGCCGCCACCTCTAATTGATAGTGCGCAAAACCGGCGGAcaacgaaaaatcgaaatctCTTCAACATCCACATTGACAGTGCGAAAAGCGAATACACGCCAGCGATTGGTGCCCCGCCACTCAACAGCATGAGCGGAGGAAGCATAATTAGCAACGGATTCCATCACGCCGATGGTGGCAGTGGCAGTGTTGAAGGAGGAGGAACCATAATGACGGGACGAGGAAGAAGATTGGGAGGCGATGGGGAGAGTGAACGTGCACCCACCTTCCGCGGGTTGGTGAACCAAGCGATGACCTGCTACCTGAACAGCCTGCTCCAGGGACTCTACATGACACCCGAGTTCCGCAACGCGCTATACAAATGGGAATTTGACGGAGAAGAcgagaaaaaatcaatcccgTACCAGCTGCAGAAGCTGTTCGTGAACCTGCAAACGTCACCAAAGTCGGCCGTTGAGACGACGGATCTGACACGCAGTTTCGGGTGGGATTCGGCGGAGGGCTGGCAACAGCACGACATCCAGGAGCTGTGCCGCGTGATGTTCGACGCGCTTGAGCACAAGTTTAAGCGCACGGAACAGGCGGATCTGATCAATCGGCTGTACCAGGGCCACATGATCGACTACGTGAAATGTCTGGAGTGTAACACGGAAAAGCAGCGTGAGGACAAGTTTCTCGACATACCGCTGCCGGTGAGGCCGTTTGGTAGCACCGTCGCGAACGAGTGCGTGGAGGAGGCACTGCAGGGTTTCGTCAAACCGGAGATACTCAACGAAAGCAACCAGTACTTCTGTGACACCTGCAACAAGAAGTGCGACGCGCACAAAGGCCTAAAGTTTACCAAGTTCCCGTACATTCTGACACTGCACCTAAAGCGGTTCGACTTCGACTATCAATCGTTTCATCGGATTAAGCTGAATGATAA GGTCACGTTTCCTGAGATGTTGAACCTAAATCACTTCGTCAGTTCGTCCGATTACAAGCTAACGACGAGCACtattgcagcagcagcagctgcggcTGCCGCAGCTGCCGCTGAAACCTCGTCCGTTAATGGCAGTGCAAATGGAAACGGTTCGATTATGATGGAAACGGCGGAAAATTTCATGAAATCTGACGAATGTAGCACCACGGACAGTGGCTCTGCGCTAGAGGAAGATTCGTTTCAAAACGGCACATCCGTGTCGTCGACCACAACTACACCGAACGATCACTTTATGGCGCAG gacgaggacgaaggtATTGATATGGATTTGACAACCAACGGCGATAGCCACAGCAAGTCGTCCCCGCTAAATAATAGCTTCAACGCGCCTGGTCCTTATAAGTATGAGCTGTTTGCGATCATGATCCACGCGGGTAGCGCCTCCGGAGGTCATTATTATGCGTACATCAAAGACTTCGAGAGTGGTCGCTGGTTTTCGTTCAACGATCAAACCGTCCTACCA ATCACGCAAGAGGACATTCACAAATCGTTTGGTGGCGGACCTTACAAAACGTCTTACACCGGCGCATACACGTCCAGTACGAACGCTTACATGCTAATGTATCGTCAGATCGATGGCGAAAAGAATTCTCTTCCGGTTTCAGAAGAAAACTTCCCCGAACATATTAAG CGGTTGGTTATGAATATTCGCGCATCTGAAGGTGCATTCGGAGCGCCCTCAGGCCGCAACCATCTGGATATGATGCGCCTGATGGTGGCATACGAAAATCCTCGGACGCGCATTATCAAGCGACAGCGAATGGCGGTGTTCACCAACACCACGTTGGCAGAGTCGGTACAGGAGGCGATGCGAGTGCTCCACCTGAAGGGTACTGTACCAGTCGAGCGTTGCAGATTGGTTGGCTATGACAGCAATGCGCGAACGATCGAGCGCAGCTTCGAGGGATCTGCAGCTCTAGCTAAACAA ATTGATGAGATCATGAGTGAGCTAACACGATCCGATGGTCTTTTGCTTGAAGTTCGCGATGAGGATGAAACCTTTGAGGAATATCAACCGCAAGGTGTAATGACAAAG GTTTACAAAGTGGACGTGAACAGTAAAGATGTTGAAGGTCCGATATCGATCCGAGTCAATCACTCGTATACGATAGACAAATACAAAGCTGTGATCGCGCAAAAGCTGAAGCTCAACCCGAAAACTCTGCTTATCGGCAAATCGATGTACAAGGATAACCCGAAACTGTTACAGCAAGATGAAGTAAAGATCTGCGATGCAAATTTCATCGAATATTGCAAGGTGTTTGTGACGACAGCCTGCACAGGGGACGATGCCGAGCAGTACAATCATCGATTCCTTCAGTTTATCCAGCGATTGGATCATCTGGTATCGCTGTATATACTTCTGCCGAATATGCAATCGG AAACCCTCGAAAGCCTGTCTATTACTCGTCTATCCAAAGAAACCCTCGCGACACTGGCTGGAGCTGACAGTCCAATGACCGGCACCGGGGACAGCAACAGTGAGGACAGCAGCCTTAGCGATAACGACCGCACGTTGGTTGAAGAGGACGATGATCACGTCAAGTTGAACGGATATTTGTCGAGAGTGATCTTGACGAACGGTGCCAAAAGCAGTGGCGCTACCACTCCAACAACCAACGGATCTAGGgatgacgacgaggaagaagacgaagatgCAAAGCTGTTAGAGATGCTGCAAGAGTGCCGAGCAATGGAGTATTATTTTAAGGTAACGCCATTGGACACTATCGCCGGCAATAGCAAtggaaacagcagcagtagctcGAATGCAAGTGCCACCACAAACGGAAATGGCGTTAATGACGATAGCACACGCAGCCACAGTACGGATACACAAAAGCTGATTCAGGTGTTGGTTGATAAGCGGGCGTGCCATGGGTTCTTGAAATATCGACTGCAGTCATTCTTGCAAATATCGATGGATTACTTCAAAGTGTTTTCCTTCGATAATAATTGCACCACTAACGAAAGCACCAACTTGCTGAAAGAGCTGGAATTCAA AGACGACGATTGTCTCGCCATCGAACTAGGTCGGGTGCTACGAAAGGGAGAATACAAACTGAACGTGAGCTACGCAAACGTGAACGATATGACGGAGGAGATGGACAACACGCCATTCTTGTGCAACATTATCGTTAAGAATGGGGACCTGGTGGGTCAGATAAAAGCCGATATAATCGCCAGTTTGCCTGCTACGCTTGGTGATGGCGCCAAGAAGTACTCCCACTTGAACTCGAATAACTGCTGGTTGCGCCGCAAGGGTGTGAACTATTTTTCGCATGTGTACAAGGATGACGAACGTATCGGCAGAGAAGTTACCCTGGGAGTAAACAAT CAGGTATATTTGCAAGAAGTGGATGATCTCGCCAGCATGATTCCGATGGATAGCAGTGATGCGGTACTACTGTTGAGAAGATGGTATCCCTCAGAAATGAAGTTTGGCAAATTCCAAGAAATTTTGTTCACCG AAAAACTAGAATTGAAAAAACATCTCTCGCGCATAAGCGGCATCGCGGAAGAGAACATTGAATACGTGAAGTTGACTGTATCAACGCTAAATCATGGCAGCGTTTTGTATATCCAGAACAGTTTACAGTGGACATCGGCACCGCATAGTGCAGACGATTGTCAGAATTTCTTCACCGGAACCCTTCTCTACTACCG CGACCGCTCGGAACCGCAGAAAGAGCTGTCGTCGGATGAGCGTAAGGAGTTGATGAAGAAAGACAACCGTACTAGTTCAACCTATTCGCCACGAAAGGAACGTGCGCTCAAAATCTACCTGGATGCATCGCCCAAAAAAGCCGACGACTGA